The following coding sequences are from one Seonamhaeicola sp. ML3 window:
- the fahA gene encoding fumarylacetoacetase, whose translation MPLSANNPDRESWLHVDKNSDFPIQNIPFGVFLTRDDIITIGTRIGDTAIDLGALHQLGYFEGIALTDDIFLQDTLNDFIADGRKTWRAVRNRIAEIFDAENNSLKNNVKHKEIVLFRLDEIEMQLPIQIGDYTDFYSSKEHATNVGSMFRDPENALLPNWLHIPVGYHGRSSSIIPSGIPVHRPQGQTLPKGATEPVFGPSRLVDFELEMAFITTDANDLGEPIPVNEAEEYIFGLVLFNDWSARDIQKWEYVPLGPFLAKNFASSISPWIVTLDALEPYRVEGPKPIKPQLEYLQYKSKKSFDINLEVAIQPKGAKETVVTKSNFKYMYWNMSQQLAHHTVNGCPVNSGDMMGSGTISGPTEDSYGSMLELTWKGEKPISMKDGTKRKFINDHDTVIMRGYCENDGTRIGFGEVKTELLPVFSKK comes from the coding sequence ATGCCATTATCAGCTAACAATCCCGATAGAGAATCATGGTTACATGTCGATAAAAATTCAGATTTTCCAATTCAAAACATCCCTTTTGGCGTGTTTTTAACCCGAGACGATATTATCACCATTGGAACACGTATTGGAGACACTGCAATAGATCTAGGTGCACTACACCAACTGGGTTATTTTGAAGGCATTGCCTTAACAGATGACATCTTTCTACAAGACACGCTCAATGATTTTATTGCAGACGGAAGAAAAACATGGCGAGCCGTAAGAAATCGCATAGCTGAAATTTTTGATGCTGAAAACAACAGCTTGAAAAACAATGTAAAACATAAGGAAATTGTATTGTTTAGATTAGATGAAATTGAAATGCAATTGCCTATTCAAATTGGTGATTATACCGATTTTTATTCAAGCAAAGAGCACGCTACTAATGTGGGGTCAATGTTCAGAGACCCTGAAAATGCCTTATTACCAAATTGGTTACACATTCCTGTGGGGTATCACGGCAGGAGTTCATCTATTATTCCATCTGGAATACCAGTGCACAGGCCACAAGGCCAAACCTTGCCTAAGGGTGCTACTGAACCCGTTTTTGGACCGAGTAGATTGGTAGATTTTGAATTGGAAATGGCCTTTATTACCACAGACGCCAATGATTTAGGAGAGCCTATTCCTGTAAATGAAGCAGAAGAATACATTTTCGGATTGGTATTGTTTAACGATTGGAGTGCCCGAGATATTCAAAAATGGGAATATGTGCCGTTGGGACCGTTCCTAGCTAAAAATTTTGCATCGTCCATTTCTCCATGGATTGTTACTTTAGATGCTCTTGAGCCTTATCGTGTTGAGGGGCCAAAACCCATAAAACCACAGTTAGAATACCTACAATATAAAAGCAAGAAGAGTTTTGATATTAATCTAGAGGTAGCCATTCAACCAAAAGGTGCTAAAGAAACTGTGGTCACTAAATCTAATTTCAAATACATGTACTGGAATATGTCACAACAATTGGCTCACCATACCGTAAATGGGTGTCCGGTGAATTCTGGTGATATGATGGGTAGCGGTACAATTTCGGGACCAACAGAAGATAGCTACGGTTCTATGCTTGAACTCACTTGGAAAGGCGAAAAACCCATCTCCATGAAAGATGGCACCAAGCGTAAATTCATCAACGACCATGATACCGTTATTATGCGTGGTTACTGTGAAAATGATGGCACCCGAATTGGTTTTGGTGAAGTAAAAACGGAGTTGTTGCCAGTTTTCTCGAAAAAGTAA